Proteins encoded by one window of Methanothermobacter thermautotrophicus:
- a CDS encoding SagB/ThcOx family dehydrogenase, with product MGEIERNRYFLRDSIRKRVDFSKTPQSMGVEAPPFEKPWPPDSERINLPVRDWAEFVDVNIVTCIRNRMSRRSYLNTPLGLDELSFLLWATQGIRMVAGGSAFRNVPSAGCRHTFETYLAVFNVEGLDTGLYRYIPSTHQVLVEYRDEDLPERIIEATFNQSFTGNSAVTFIWTTIPYRMEWRYGLAAHRVILIDAGHVCQNLYLACEAIGAGTCGVAAYDQEYLDEVLGVDGVDEFAVYLAPVGKIR from the coding sequence ATGGGGGAAATCGAGAGGAACCGTTACTTCCTCAGGGATAGCATAAGGAAGAGGGTGGATTTTTCAAAAACGCCCCAGAGCATGGGAGTTGAGGCCCCGCCCTTTGAGAAGCCATGGCCGCCTGACTCAGAGCGGATTAACCTTCCAGTGAGGGACTGGGCAGAGTTCGTTGATGTAAACATTGTAACATGCATAAGAAACCGTATGAGTCGCAGGAGCTACCTGAACACTCCACTTGGCCTTGATGAACTTTCATTCCTTCTATGGGCCACCCAGGGCATACGGATGGTTGCAGGCGGCTCCGCATTCAGGAATGTGCCATCTGCGGGATGCAGGCACACCTTTGAGACCTACCTTGCGGTCTTCAATGTTGAGGGTCTTGACACTGGACTCTACAGGTACATACCCTCAACCCACCAGGTGCTGGTCGAGTACCGTGATGAGGACCTCCCCGAGAGGATCATAGAGGCCACCTTTAACCAGAGTTTCACAGGAAATTCTGCGGTGACCTTCATCTGGACAACGATCCCCTACCGGATGGAGTGGAGGTATGGCCTTGCAGCCCACAGGGTGATCCTCATCGACGCTGGACACGTCTGCCAGAACCTCTACCTTGCATGTGAGGCCATAGGGGCGGGTACATGTGGGGTGGCAGCCTATGACCAGGAATACCTTGACGAGGTCCTCGGCGTTGATGGTGTGGATGAATTCGCAGTTTACCTGGCCCCTGTGGGTAAGATCCGGTAA
- a CDS encoding TIGR04083 family peptide-modifying radical SAM enzyme, which yields MAFHVMIIPSMDCPSDCSYCWGVDRDSRLMDMKTVREMVSWLMEFRDEPATFTFHGGEPLLAGYEFYSEALKLISEKLSFLRPAFAIQTNLWLMTDELAELFAEYSIPVGSSLDGPREINDYQRGDGYFDRTMRGYEIARKHGLRVSFISTFTSYSIKRKEEIFNFFLQNGMNLKLHPALPSLKSSDPEEWAITSEEYGELLLYLLDRYLEHFGEIEIQNIDHFAKSAFLRRGVVCTHADCVGNTFAVDPHGDIYPCYRFVGMKDYVMGNVADRPSMEDLEESESLRRLYEWREVVDDECCDCDFYRFCLGGCPYNAITIRDGVMEIDGVDHQCEAYRMIFSEINRRANREFLESGILGGNKKSKKPGVLDIMMK from the coding sequence ATGGCATTCCATGTCATGATAATACCCTCCATGGACTGCCCCTCAGACTGCAGCTACTGCTGGGGCGTTGACAGGGACTCCAGGCTTATGGACATGAAAACCGTGAGGGAGATGGTCTCCTGGCTCATGGAATTCAGGGATGAACCTGCAACCTTCACATTCCATGGAGGAGAACCTCTGCTTGCAGGATACGAGTTCTACAGTGAGGCCCTCAAGCTAATATCTGAGAAGCTGTCCTTCCTCAGGCCCGCCTTCGCCATCCAGACAAACCTCTGGTTAATGACAGATGAACTGGCGGAACTCTTCGCAGAGTACAGCATACCCGTAGGTTCAAGCCTCGATGGTCCGAGGGAGATAAACGATTACCAGAGGGGTGACGGTTACTTTGATAGGACCATGAGGGGGTATGAGATAGCAAGGAAGCATGGATTGCGTGTGAGCTTCATAAGCACCTTCACATCCTATTCCATAAAGAGGAAGGAAGAGATATTCAACTTCTTCCTGCAGAACGGTATGAACCTGAAGCTGCACCCGGCCCTGCCATCCCTGAAGAGTTCAGACCCCGAGGAGTGGGCCATAACCTCAGAGGAGTACGGTGAACTGCTCCTGTACCTCCTTGACAGGTACCTCGAGCACTTCGGTGAGATAGAGATACAGAACATAGACCACTTTGCAAAGAGCGCATTCCTCAGGCGGGGGGTTGTATGTACACACGCTGATTGTGTGGGCAACACCTTCGCAGTTGACCCCCATGGTGATATATACCCCTGCTACCGCTTCGTTGGTATGAAGGACTACGTAATGGGTAATGTGGCTGATAGGCCTTCGATGGAGGATCTTGAGGAGAGTGAATCCCTCAGAAGGCTCTATGAATGGAGGGAAGTTGTTGACGATGAATGCTGTGACTGTGACTTCTACAGGTTCTGTCTAGGGGGGTGCCCCTATAATGCAATCACCATCAGGGATGGTGTGATGGAGATAGACGGTGTTGACCACCAGTGCGAGGCCTACAGGATGATCTTCAGCGAAATCAACAGGAGGGCCAACAGGGAATTCCTTGAATCCGGAATCCTTGGGGGTAATAAAAAGAGTAAAAAGCCGGGTGTCCTTGATATAATGATGAAGTAG
- a CDS encoding TIGR04165 family Cys-rich peptide, with protein MKMEEFLKECPVCGCRDKVVKRRFMDEHKSRTSMKEIVCEKCGHVFETAD; from the coding sequence ATGAAGATGGAGGAATTTTTAAAGGAGTGCCCTGTATGTGGCTGCAGAGACAAGGTTGTTAAGAGGAGATTCATGGATGAACACAAGTCAAGGACATCCATGAAGGAGATAGTCTGTGAGAAATGCGGCCACGTATTTGAGACCGCAGATTAG
- a CDS encoding nitroreductase family protein, with the protein MDVLEAIKTRRSIRKYQDKDVPEELIEKILDAGMCGPSAVDQRPWHFIVVKNREMLEKIPEVHPYGAMVKDAPVAIIVCCDSSLEKFPGFWVQDCSIASQNILLAAHSLGLGAVWTGVYPLEDRVEGIRRLFNIPEHVIPFSVIPIGYPAEKPGARDLFDPERVHREKW; encoded by the coding sequence ATGGATGTCCTCGAAGCAATCAAAACAAGGCGAAGCATAAGGAAGTACCAGGATAAGGATGTTCCAGAGGAGCTGATAGAGAAGATACTGGATGCTGGTATGTGCGGTCCCTCAGCCGTCGACCAGAGGCCATGGCACTTCATAGTCGTGAAGAACAGGGAGATGCTTGAGAAGATACCCGAGGTCCACCCCTACGGGGCGATGGTGAAGGATGCTCCCGTCGCAATCATCGTATGCTGCGATAGCAGTCTGGAAAAGTTCCCTGGATTCTGGGTGCAGGACTGCTCCATTGCATCACAGAACATACTCCTTGCAGCCCACTCCCTGGGTCTGGGTGCGGTGTGGACCGGGGTCTACCCCCTCGAAGACCGTGTTGAGGGTATAAGGAGACTCTTCAATATCCCGGAACATGTTATCCCATTCTCAGTGATACCCATTGGCTACCCCGCCGAGAAACCGGGTGCAAGGGACCTCTTTGACCCGGAAAGGGTGCACAGGGAAAAATGGTAG
- a CDS encoding heme-binding protein has product MTESPEYTVELKDGKFEIRRYHGYILAQVDVEASFRDAMIIGFSILANYIFGGNRRKEEIPMTSPVTGVNLDSSERIPMTVPVTEEVPDDAEPGKYRISFTMPSSYTLETLPEPLDDRIKFREENDQRFAAYSFSGRVNSEMATERIAELKEWLERNSIESKSNFIIAQYNHPAVPGFLRKNEILVKID; this is encoded by the coding sequence CTGACTGAGAGTCCTGAATATACGGTTGAATTGAAGGATGGTAAATTTGAGATAAGAAGGTACCATGGATATATACTGGCACAGGTTGATGTTGAGGCCAGTTTCAGGGATGCCATGATCATAGGCTTCTCTATCCTGGCAAACTACATATTTGGGGGAAACCGGCGTAAGGAGGAGATCCCTATGACATCACCGGTAACCGGTGTTAACCTTGACTCATCTGAGAGGATACCAATGACGGTCCCGGTTACAGAGGAGGTTCCTGATGATGCTGAACCAGGCAAATACAGGATCTCCTTTACAATGCCCTCTTCATACACACTTGAAACTCTCCCGGAGCCACTCGATGATAGGATTAAATTTCGTGAAGAGAATGATCAACGTTTCGCAGCCTACAGCTTCTCCGGGAGGGTTAACAGTGAGATGGCGACTGAAAGGATAGCTGAACTTAAGGAATGGCTTGAAAGGAATTCAATCGAATCAAAATCAAACTTCATAATAGCACAGTACAATCACCCGGCTGTCCCGGGCTTTTTAAGGAAAAATGAGATTCTTGTGAAGATAGATTGA
- a CDS encoding ATP phosphoribosyltransferase: MKIVLGLPKGSLNNVNRGNTYRLFRDAGYEVKGYEPGREENEIEITNDPEIKAYLTRPQSAPVELNRGMLDIAIIGEDWVREESINSGDGSIKKIGDLDYGQTRLIVAVPQEDPYSSLEDFFLKNSERKKPVLCFTEYPNLTRDFFMKNPGYRELFGDSKPVVQIRGLRDGDNEMVQIINSDGATEVYIAKGADLIVDNTQTGSSLRKAGLKIIDTIMESSAGLYAGPSCTGEKLEKAEMIFKQLYGATKARNYFDVKFNIANHRADDVVEFLVKMKYCSDEPTVVSGREFSQVNVLIDKSRFPEMLEEIKGFGASAIVRENVKQYIE; the protein is encoded by the coding sequence ATGAAGATAGTTCTTGGATTACCTAAGGGTAGTTTGAATAATGTTAACCGTGGAAACACCTACAGACTCTTCAGGGACGCAGGTTATGAGGTTAAGGGATACGAACCTGGCCGTGAAGAGAATGAGATAGAGATAACAAATGACCCTGAAATAAAGGCATACCTGACAAGGCCCCAGAGCGCACCCGTTGAACTGAACCGTGGGATGCTCGATATAGCCATAATAGGAGAGGACTGGGTCCGTGAGGAATCCATAAACAGCGGCGATGGATCTATAAAGAAGATAGGGGACCTTGATTATGGTCAGACAAGGCTGATAGTCGCAGTACCCCAGGAGGACCCCTACAGCTCCCTTGAGGACTTCTTCCTCAAAAATTCAGAAAGAAAAAAACCAGTACTGTGCTTCACAGAGTACCCTAACCTCACAAGGGACTTCTTCATGAAGAACCCTGGCTACAGGGAACTCTTCGGGGACAGCAAACCAGTGGTCCAGATAAGGGGACTGCGTGATGGTGACAATGAGATGGTCCAGATAATAAACTCTGATGGAGCCACAGAGGTATACATCGCCAAGGGCGCCGACCTCATAGTGGACAACACACAGACTGGAAGCAGCCTCAGGAAGGCCGGCCTTAAAATAATTGACACCATAATGGAATCAAGTGCAGGCCTCTACGCTGGTCCATCCTGCACCGGTGAGAAACTTGAGAAGGCTGAAATGATATTCAAGCAGCTTTACGGTGCCACCAAGGCAAGAAACTACTTTGATGTGAAATTCAACATAGCCAACCACCGTGCAGATGATGTGGTTGAGTTCCTGGTGAAGATGAAGTACTGTTCAGATGAACCAACGGTGGTGAGTGGAAGGGAGTTCTCACAGGTAAACGTCCTCATAGATAAGAGCCGGTTCCCTGAAATGCTGGAGGAAATAAAGGGCTTCGGTGCTTCAGCCATAGTGAGGGAAAACGTCAAACAGTACATAGAATAA
- a CDS encoding pseudomurein-binding repeat-containing protein, protein MLLTLSLNVSDAAAVDIFLTSDCISGNCSADTESLNLIKSCIENESEHNVTVDPLAPKPGEGYRAVKCAPEGGVAVYLAASCPGAMMEVARMAATTCKGVIFVNTGSLDLKKTAVLRRAWDDNFSNKYFAGIISPYRFLTSAGVRVIQPNVDCADRSWEEKCRFIASEIIRMVNETPEMLQREGRFYNSKLIAYHSIDPARMAYAAAEIYRDIMKGKKLKGSYSGYSPANFLLMATDYMNGPIRPIRVSGPSKTIARSTFHGYISMKEYRTLAADINSYMRRYLKAPSYVRFRGKIIGYMDLLRIYSKITRTHTSKRTMQLPSSVKV, encoded by the coding sequence GTGCTCCTTACCCTTTCATTGAATGTCAGTGACGCTGCAGCAGTAGATATATTCCTGACCTCTGACTGCATATCAGGAAACTGCTCCGCTGACACTGAGAGTCTGAATCTCATCAAGAGCTGCATTGAGAATGAGAGCGAGCACAATGTTACAGTTGACCCCCTGGCCCCAAAGCCCGGGGAAGGTTATCGTGCTGTTAAGTGCGCGCCTGAGGGTGGCGTTGCAGTTTACCTCGCAGCATCCTGCCCTGGAGCCATGATGGAAGTTGCCAGAATGGCTGCAACAACATGCAAGGGCGTAATCTTCGTTAACACAGGCAGCCTTGACCTCAAAAAGACCGCAGTCCTCAGGAGAGCATGGGATGATAACTTCTCAAACAAATACTTTGCAGGTATAATCTCCCCCTACAGGTTCCTTACATCAGCCGGTGTGAGAGTAATACAGCCAAACGTCGACTGTGCAGATAGATCCTGGGAGGAGAAGTGTCGCTTCATCGCATCAGAAATCATTAGAATGGTCAATGAAACACCAGAGATGCTTCAGAGGGAAGGCAGGTTCTATAACAGCAAACTCATAGCCTACCACAGCATTGACCCTGCAAGGATGGCTTATGCTGCAGCTGAAATTTACAGGGACATAATGAAGGGGAAAAAACTTAAAGGTAGCTACTCAGGTTACAGTCCAGCCAACTTCCTTCTAATGGCAACCGACTACATGAACGGCCCCATAAGGCCCATCAGGGTCAGTGGCCCATCAAAGACCATTGCGAGGAGCACATTCCATGGATACATTTCCATGAAGGAATACAGGACCCTGGCAGCGGATATTAACAGTTACATGAGAAGATACCTCAAAGCACCAAGTTACGTCAGGTTCAGGGGTAAAATAATAGGGTACATGGATCTGCTGAGGATATACTCAAAAATTACGAGGACCCATACCTCAAAGAGAACTATGCAGCTACCATCATCAGTTAAGGTCTAG
- a CDS encoding ArsR family transcriptional regulator yields the protein MKTLVSNLRGRCLFDVAMKTQIDGLISIQTGEVNDSGLEKFVKGGIVRIDTQDPIEAARRISEVIRGARKHGEVYVASDGEELGGILSFMAHREGVDAIYTCFGESAVRIPPLKMDISDTKLRILEVLEEESLNAVLISRKVGISRAMVYKHLSALMDMGLVKQSQMFDRYSITRAGKLVII from the coding sequence ATGAAGACCCTTGTGAGCAACCTGCGGGGAAGGTGCCTTTTTGATGTGGCGATGAAGACCCAGATCGATGGACTTATATCCATCCAGACAGGGGAAGTCAATGACTCGGGCCTTGAAAAATTCGTTAAGGGAGGAATAGTCAGAATTGACACCCAGGATCCCATTGAGGCGGCTAGAAGGATATCTGAAGTCATAAGGGGTGCCAGAAAGCATGGGGAAGTTTACGTGGCCTCTGATGGAGAGGAACTTGGGGGCATACTCTCATTCATGGCCCACAGGGAGGGTGTGGATGCCATCTACACGTGCTTCGGTGAATCAGCAGTGAGGATACCGCCCCTTAAAATGGATATCTCTGATACCAAGCTCAGGATACTGGAGGTACTTGAGGAGGAGAGTCTCAACGCGGTTCTGATCTCAAGGAAAGTGGGGATTTCAAGGGCGATGGTCTACAAGCACCTCTCAGCCCTGATGGATATGGGTCTGGTAAAGCAGTCCCAGATGTTTGACAGGTACTCCATAACCAGGGCAGGTAAGCTTGTGATAATCTAG
- a CDS encoding TIGR04165 family Cys-rich peptide — translation MKVEDLKKPCPECGEVDKDVSTVRNPQNLDKLREAGIPEDQKIVGAIKCSRCGYVFEYCEGGSCKIEVKKISID, via the coding sequence ATGAAGGTTGAGGATCTAAAAAAACCATGCCCGGAATGCGGAGAGGTTGATAAGGACGTTTCAACAGTGCGAAATCCCCAGAACCTGGATAAACTCAGGGAAGCAGGCATCCCTGAGGACCAGAAGATAGTGGGGGCAATAAAATGCAGCCGATGCGGATATGTCTTTGAATACTGTGAGGGAGGGAGCTGTAAAATAGAGGTCAAAAAAATTTCAATTGATTGA
- a CDS encoding sensor histidine kinase, which translates to MENEIEGVFLILKRDGTIEKVTCYGTDIPHGIGSFASLMDHGSREKASNFLDRILEKGAAYNWEMNLRDLKTYHFSGFLNSDRIYVVGSPSREDMINIYHLAEEYMSPEPEIELPEHTEVEKELFNELTRLNNELSSAQRELLKKNLELQRALEEKEMLLREINHRVKNNLMIISSILNLQSRYVKDRDDLTLFNEAQSKARAMAMLHERLYTSGKHRRVDFGEYLRGLLRDLYYSFIQDTSHIGLETDIDDAELDVNIVVPLALIVNEVFTNAIKHGFPHGQSGTIRASFKRMNGEYLLEIADNGVGLPEDFDPEGASTLGMQLVRSLSEQINGDLKIESNGGTRISIKFTDWKQ; encoded by the coding sequence ATGGAAAATGAAATTGAAGGCGTTTTCCTGATCCTGAAGAGGGATGGAACCATAGAGAAGGTAACATGCTATGGCACTGACATCCCCCATGGTATAGGATCCTTTGCCAGTCTCATGGATCATGGCAGCCGGGAGAAGGCTTCAAATTTTCTTGACAGGATACTGGAGAAGGGGGCTGCATATAACTGGGAGATGAACCTGCGGGATCTTAAAACCTATCACTTCTCAGGATTCCTCAATTCTGACAGGATTTACGTTGTTGGTTCACCATCAAGGGAGGATATGATAAATATATATCACCTTGCAGAAGAATACATGTCCCCAGAACCCGAAATAGAGCTTCCTGAGCATACTGAAGTCGAAAAAGAACTCTTCAATGAACTTACAAGGTTAAACAATGAGTTATCCTCAGCCCAGAGAGAACTTCTGAAGAAGAACCTGGAACTCCAGCGGGCCCTTGAGGAGAAGGAGATGCTGCTGCGGGAAATAAACCACAGGGTCAAGAACAACCTCATGATAATCTCAAGTATCCTTAACCTCCAGTCAAGGTATGTGAAGGACCGGGACGACCTGACGCTCTTTAATGAAGCCCAGTCAAAGGCCAGAGCAATGGCCATGCTCCATGAGAGACTCTACACCTCCGGAAAACACAGGAGAGTTGATTTCGGGGAATATCTCAGGGGCCTTTTAAGGGACCTTTACTACTCATTCATCCAGGACACTTCACACATAGGTCTTGAAACAGACATAGATGATGCGGAACTGGATGTGAACATCGTTGTACCGCTTGCCCTCATAGTGAATGAGGTCTTCACCAATGCCATCAAGCACGGCTTCCCCCATGGCCAGAGTGGCACCATAAGAGCCTCCTTTAAAAGGATGAATGGTGAGTACCTCCTTGAGATAGCTGATAACGGCGTGGGACTTCCAGAAGACTTTGACCCTGAGGGTGCTTCAACCCTCGGGATGCAGCTGGTCAGGAGCCTGTCAGAGCAGATCAACGGGGACTTAAAAATTGAATCTAACGGTGGTACACGAATCTCCATCAAATTCACAGACTGGAAGCAGTAA
- a CDS encoding B12-binding domain-containing protein, with translation MRTSMDRNAVVGEVYRDLDERGLVSDEELCLQDINYHLDYLEEAILNSSPELFSDYVLWADILLKNLGLPEECLRGSLKSIERAIMGLADDEVAEKASEYISVALKTLETSHPSSSYLGDRPLREIAEEYLRLVLNTEAHKARELIISSLESGVKVEDIYVNVFEPVQREIGRLWQTNQISVAHEHYATSVTQSIMSELYPYIYSASERRNLKLVAACVNNELHEIGIRMVSDFFEMNGWESIYLGANTPPEDFLGIVADLKPDLVALSATMTFNVGHVRNIIELLEELEDRPPVMVGGYPFNVDIRLWKKVGADLHAADASGAVNVAEEFLDMGNSC, from the coding sequence ATGCGGACTTCAATGGATAGAAATGCCGTCGTGGGAGAGGTTTACAGAGACCTTGATGAGAGGGGCCTTGTCTCAGATGAGGAGCTCTGCCTGCAGGATATAAACTATCACCTGGATTACCTTGAGGAGGCGATCCTCAATTCAAGTCCGGAGCTCTTCAGTGACTATGTGCTGTGGGCAGACATTCTTCTTAAGAACCTAGGCTTGCCTGAAGAATGTCTGAGAGGTTCTCTTAAAAGCATAGAAAGGGCCATTATGGGACTGGCTGATGATGAAGTTGCAGAGAAGGCATCAGAGTACATTTCAGTTGCACTCAAAACCCTTGAAACTTCACATCCCTCATCAAGCTACCTGGGGGACCGGCCCCTCCGTGAAATTGCAGAGGAGTACCTCAGGCTTGTTCTGAATACTGAGGCCCATAAAGCCAGAGAACTCATAATATCCTCCCTTGAATCAGGTGTTAAGGTGGAGGACATATACGTCAATGTCTTCGAACCTGTTCAGCGAGAAATAGGGAGGCTCTGGCAGACCAACCAGATATCCGTGGCCCATGAACACTATGCAACATCCGTTACCCAGAGCATAATGTCAGAGCTCTACCCCTACATCTACAGTGCCTCAGAGAGGCGAAACCTCAAGCTGGTGGCGGCATGCGTTAACAATGAGCTCCATGAGATAGGGATAAGGATGGTGAGTGATTTCTTCGAGATGAATGGCTGGGAATCAATTTACCTTGGAGCAAACACTCCACCCGAGGACTTCCTTGGCATCGTGGCTGACCTCAAACCAGATCTTGTGGCCCTCTCCGCGACCATGACCTTCAACGTCGGTCATGTCAGGAATATCATAGAACTCCTCGAGGAACTGGAGGATAGACCGCCGGTCATGGTTGGAGGGTACCCCTTCAACGTTGACATAAGGCTCTGGAAGAAGGTTGGTGCTGACCTCCATGCTGCAGATGCATCAGGGGCTGTGAATGTAGCAGAAGAATTCCTTGACATGGGAAACAGCTGCTAA
- a CDS encoding NUDIX domain-containing protein, which yields MVGSVYILAVRAFIEDDDGRVLLIKRAADSKTNASRWELPGGKIGTGESLEEALKREVKEETNLEIIPGDVMGVVEQKFPVINAVHIIIRCRAEGSVKLSGEHEGFAWVEPSDLSRYRLADWLSDFIMKLKMEENKEDSPLGGLIKFVRGI from the coding sequence ATGGTTGGAAGTGTTTATATCCTTGCTGTCAGGGCCTTCATTGAAGACGATGATGGTAGGGTCCTCCTGATCAAGAGGGCCGCTGACTCAAAGACCAACGCCTCAAGATGGGAACTTCCAGGTGGAAAGATTGGTACCGGAGAATCACTGGAGGAGGCCCTTAAGAGGGAAGTTAAAGAGGAAACAAACCTTGAAATTATCCCTGGAGATGTTATGGGTGTTGTTGAACAGAAATTTCCAGTTATAAATGCGGTTCATATCATAATCAGGTGCAGAGCAGAGGGCAGCGTGAAGCTCAGCGGTGAACACGAGGGCTTCGCATGGGTTGAACCATCAGACCTCAGCAGGTATAGACTAGCAGACTGGCTCTCAGACTTCATTATGAAACTTAAAATGGAAGAGAATAAAGAGGATTCCCCTTTAGGGGGGCTAATTAAATTTGTGAGGGGCATCTGA
- a CDS encoding CBS domain-containing protein: MLTSVQKEILQTLINLYRNSNGKSIKGEEIAAIMNRNPGTIRNQMQSLRSLGLVKGVPGPRGGYKPTIKAYHQLNISSTGRETTVPIYRDGEQIEDLSVAKIEFTSIPDPGECEAAIKLVGSIRKLDLGDRVRIGPTPVNKLVVDGVVVGRDDMDNMILLDTTAIRSIPKKTVDEVATRDLVTLSPDMTVREAAARLSSLGIEGAPIVEDDEVKGIVTLSDITESIAEGTEFLKVSDIMSKNIITVKQDMMIADAIEIMNKYNIGRLIVTDREGRPSGIITRTDILDSIAGLD; this comes from the coding sequence ATGCTTACCTCTGTTCAGAAGGAGATACTCCAGACCCTCATCAATCTTTACAGGAACTCAAATGGCAAGTCAATCAAGGGGGAGGAGATAGCAGCCATAATGAACCGGAACCCCGGTACAATAAGGAACCAGATGCAGTCCCTCAGAAGCCTGGGCCTTGTTAAGGGGGTGCCAGGACCACGTGGCGGCTACAAACCAACAATAAAGGCCTACCATCAGCTTAACATATCATCAACAGGTAGAGAGACCACGGTACCCATCTACCGGGATGGAGAGCAGATTGAGGACCTCTCAGTCGCGAAGATAGAATTCACCAGCATACCTGACCCTGGTGAGTGCGAGGCAGCCATAAAACTTGTTGGAAGTATAAGGAAACTTGACCTCGGTGACAGGGTCAGGATAGGTCCAACCCCTGTTAACAAGCTCGTGGTTGATGGTGTGGTTGTTGGAAGGGATGATATGGATAACATGATCCTCCTTGATACGACGGCGATAAGGAGCATACCCAAGAAGACTGTTGATGAGGTCGCAACCCGTGATCTTGTAACCCTCTCCCCGGATATGACTGTGAGGGAGGCTGCAGCACGGTTATCATCCCTTGGAATCGAGGGGGCCCCCATAGTTGAGGACGATGAGGTTAAGGGTATAGTAACGCTCAGTGATATAACGGAATCCATAGCCGAAGGTACAGAGTTTCTGAAGGTTTCAGATATAATGTCAAAGAATATAATAACCGTTAAACAGGATATGATGATAGCAGATGCCATAGAGATTATGAATAAATACAATATTGGAAGGCTGATAGTCACAGACCGTGAGGGCAGACCCTCCGGTATAATAACCAGGACAGATATTCTTGATAGCATCGCTGGACTTGACTGA
- a CDS encoding zinc dependent phospholipase C family protein, with the protein MRAIVVILILILSVLQVQGASAWSVKNHHDIAEKVYSEMPPDVRDRMNLDEMKNGADDPDTVFLDFRYHVYPYNLEKANFWLNQGKLSYDAGNYRYASYCYGVASHYISDGICGPHTSSGSSRYLHTLYEIRAILLEPHMVAVDGDQSLEAEGLWRAWVMDGDDSHISEALDLACSVSYQQIMSSIES; encoded by the coding sequence ATGCGAGCCATTGTTGTAATTCTGATTCTGATTCTCTCAGTCCTGCAGGTTCAGGGCGCATCTGCATGGTCAGTCAAGAACCATCATGACATTGCAGAGAAGGTATACAGTGAAATGCCCCCCGACGTCAGGGACAGGATGAACCTTGATGAAATGAAGAATGGGGCTGATGATCCTGACACGGTATTCCTTGACTTTAGGTACCATGTTTATCCATACAATCTTGAAAAGGCTAATTTCTGGTTGAATCAGGGGAAATTAAGTTACGATGCAGGTAACTACCGTTATGCAAGTTACTGTTATGGGGTTGCAAGCCACTACATCTCCGATGGCATCTGCGGCCCCCACACATCCTCTGGATCCAGCAGATACCTCCACACACTCTACGAGATAAGGGCGATACTCCTTGAACCCCACATGGTTGCCGTGGACGGTGACCAGTCACTGGAGGCAGAGGGGCTCTGGAGGGCCTGGGTAATGGATGGTGACGACTCCCACATCTCGGAGGCCCTTGACCTGGCCTGCAGTGTATCATACCAGCAGATCATGAGTTCTATTGAGTCCTGA